Proteins from a single region of Herpetosiphon gulosus:
- a CDS encoding glycosyltransferase family 4 protein, which translates to MRKITVAHIITGFASAEGAGGSALFGIEVARALDKNRFRPILCGIHRFDAPSEQRWLKTLADEGIETRIMVHERSKLRYDMVRFSTLLNYLIREQAVDIIHTHVERVEFFISLQKLLHPSYYPKLVRTLHVNSMWVTRPMVRRLMNIVYTQLFSQEIAISQATKTMLDQRKAARLFGRSATVIQNSLPSARLQQFNRPKQHMPFSPPRFLLIGRLEIQKAQDIFIQAAALVLQQYPEAEFWLAGEGTQEANFRQLTANLAIEHAIKFLGPRGDIPEVLSQVDVLVSTSRWEGFATVILEAMAARTPVIATNIGGNNEQVVDRETGLLVEVDNPSAIAEAMIWMLEHPTETALMAQRGYEWGQQFTMEGTAAQYGEIYERLLREQKYQP; encoded by the coding sequence ATGCGTAAAATAACTGTCGCCCATATTATTACCGGTTTCGCCAGTGCTGAAGGCGCAGGCGGCTCAGCCCTGTTTGGCATTGAAGTAGCGCGAGCTTTAGATAAAAACCGTTTTCGGCCAATTTTGTGTGGCATTCATCGTTTTGATGCACCTTCGGAGCAGCGTTGGCTCAAAACCTTGGCCGATGAAGGCATTGAAACGCGGATTATGGTGCATGAACGTAGCAAATTACGCTACGATATGGTGCGATTCAGTACCTTACTGAATTATCTGATTCGTGAACAAGCGGTTGATATTATTCATACTCACGTTGAGCGAGTGGAATTTTTCATTAGCTTGCAAAAATTACTGCACCCTAGCTACTATCCTAAACTTGTTCGAACCCTGCATGTTAATTCAATGTGGGTAACCCGCCCGATGGTTCGGCGCTTGATGAATATTGTTTACACCCAACTATTTAGTCAAGAAATTGCGATCTCCCAAGCAACCAAAACCATGCTTGATCAGCGCAAAGCGGCTCGGCTATTTGGGCGTTCAGCGACCGTGATTCAAAATAGCTTACCCTCGGCTCGCTTGCAACAATTTAATCGGCCCAAACAACATATGCCATTTAGCCCACCACGATTTTTATTGATTGGGCGCTTAGAAATTCAAAAAGCCCAAGATATTTTTATTCAGGCGGCGGCTTTAGTGTTACAACAATACCCTGAGGCTGAGTTTTGGTTGGCAGGCGAAGGCACACAAGAGGCCAATTTTCGCCAACTAACGGCTAATTTAGCGATCGAGCATGCAATCAAATTCCTTGGCCCGCGTGGTGATATTCCCGAAGTACTCAGCCAAGTTGATGTGCTGGTTTCAACTTCACGCTGGGAAGGCTTTGCCACAGTGATTTTAGAGGCAATGGCGGCGCGAACACCAGTGATTGCCACTAATATTGGCGGTAATAACGAGCAAGTGGTTGATCGCGAAACTGGGCTTTTAGTTGAGGTTGACAACCCAAGTGCCATAGCTGAGGCCATGATTTGGATGCTTGAACATCCAACAGAAACGGCGCTGATGGCTCAGCGCGGCTACGAATGGGGGCAGCAGTTCACTATGGAAGGTACTGCCGCCCAGTATGGCGAAATCTACGAGCGCTTGCTTAGGGAGCAAAAATATCAACCTTAA
- a CDS encoding polysaccharide pyruvyl transferase family protein, whose amino-acid sequence MKVLLLNAHSPQNAGDLALLEQSLAHLRAAFPHADLSYVINQPDPPEWLPADVAYIRSIHEHKTNLIKDAPKPRRKWLMLGLAMWLVSISLIYRWTRIKLKPAKTSAWRELLDHYFEADVTAAIGGGYLYATKAFDLNYIWVWLGVALPVLMSKPLVMLPQSFGPVTGKINQMLLAWLVNRSVLAYAREERSQHYLYSIGINQPVPVVPDVAFNCPTVEPTQAEHYLARWWQPAKRPALVVGITAMDFGIQHPGSGFSHGQRYEQALLDLIQHIGQHDDVHILLFAQCVGASQAEDDRVVARRLIAQLPADTPITFIDDRLQPAMLKQLYSQLDLLIATRLHSAIFALSTTTPSFVIGYLHKSAGVMQMLGLADYQIPIESIDSANLIRAFEQTLAAQGPIKTILHSSIPALQSQLEGLPSQIRAAVGDWLRGAK is encoded by the coding sequence ATGAAGGTTTTATTATTAAATGCGCATTCGCCGCAAAATGCTGGCGATTTGGCCTTACTTGAGCAATCGTTGGCCCATTTACGGGCAGCGTTTCCCCATGCCGATCTGAGTTATGTGATCAATCAGCCTGATCCGCCCGAATGGCTACCCGCTGATGTAGCCTATATTCGGTCGATCCATGAACATAAAACCAATTTGATCAAAGATGCGCCCAAGCCACGGCGTAAATGGCTGATGCTGGGGCTAGCAATGTGGTTGGTCAGCATCAGCCTAATCTATCGCTGGACACGCATCAAACTCAAGCCCGCCAAAACCAGTGCTTGGCGTGAACTACTCGACCACTATTTTGAAGCTGATGTTACGGCGGCGATTGGTGGCGGCTATTTGTATGCGACCAAAGCCTTCGACCTAAACTATATTTGGGTTTGGTTGGGTGTGGCCTTGCCAGTGCTGATGAGCAAGCCGCTTGTGATGTTGCCGCAATCGTTTGGCCCGGTCACTGGCAAAATCAACCAAATGCTCTTGGCGTGGTTGGTCAATCGCTCGGTATTAGCCTATGCTCGCGAAGAACGTTCGCAACACTATCTCTACAGCATTGGGATTAATCAGCCAGTGCCTGTTGTGCCCGATGTGGCCTTCAACTGCCCAACCGTCGAGCCAACCCAAGCCGAGCACTATTTGGCGCGTTGGTGGCAACCAGCCAAACGCCCTGCTTTAGTCGTTGGCATCACAGCAATGGATTTTGGGATTCAGCACCCAGGCTCGGGGTTTAGCCATGGCCAGCGTTATGAGCAAGCCTTGCTTGATTTGATTCAGCACATCGGCCAGCATGATGATGTGCATATCTTGCTGTTTGCCCAATGTGTTGGAGCCAGCCAGGCTGAGGATGATCGGGTGGTAGCGCGACGCTTGATCGCCCAATTACCAGCCGATACCCCAATCACCTTTATTGATGATCGCTTGCAACCAGCCATGCTCAAGCAACTGTATAGCCAGCTTGATTTGCTGATTGCAACCCGTTTGCATTCGGCGATTTTTGCCTTGAGCACCACCACTCCTAGCTTTGTAATTGGCTATTTGCACAAATCGGCAGGCGTGATGCAAATGCTAGGCTTGGCCGATTATCAAATTCCGATCGAATCGATCGATAGTGCGAACCTTATTCGTGCCTTTGAACAAACCTTGGCTGCCCAAGGCCCAATTAAAACTATCTTGCACAGCAGCATTCCAGCACTGCAAAGCCAACTTGAAGGCCTACCCAGCCAAATTCGGGCGGCGGTTGGCGATTGGTTACGAGGAGCAAAGTAG
- a CDS encoding glycosyltransferase: MRRIVFLITMGIERPSGQRYFNLAKELVRQGDQIRILALHPDLAQCQQRRFVQDGVEIWYVGQMHSRKRHGEVLPFSPLQLLWVLITATLGMLWAILCSPAEIYHLGKPQPVNGLAAILGVLLGRGQRFWVDCDDDEVGSNRLTNQAQRMVFSFWQWLLPRLAKGVTVNTQALAARMLTARVAKIVYVPNGVDLSLFQTPDSAILAGLRTSLGLDGMQVIAYVGTIALHNHPINLLLDAFDQQLKHDPLIRLVLIGGGEDLGYVQNWIREHSYTERILCLGHQDRRTIPLWMALANVTVDPVYDDMVAQARSPLKLFESLALGIPPVTGDVGDRRLVLNFAADRLIAPAGDALALAQTLQAVLATWSEADRQACFERAADYAWSALALRWRVGYEESYANHPLGPASTK, from the coding sequence ATGCGGCGGATCGTTTTTCTGATCACGATGGGCATTGAACGGCCTTCAGGTCAACGCTACTTTAATCTGGCCAAGGAATTGGTGCGCCAAGGCGATCAAATACGCATCTTGGCTTTGCACCCCGATTTGGCACAATGCCAGCAACGTCGCTTTGTACAGGACGGGGTGGAAATTTGGTATGTTGGCCAGATGCACTCGCGCAAACGTCATGGCGAGGTACTGCCATTTTCGCCCTTGCAATTGTTATGGGTCTTGATTACTGCGACCTTGGGTATGCTTTGGGCCATTCTCTGTTCGCCCGCTGAGATTTACCACCTTGGCAAACCGCAGCCAGTCAATGGCTTGGCGGCGATCTTGGGTGTGTTGTTGGGGCGAGGTCAACGCTTTTGGGTCGATTGCGATGATGATGAAGTTGGTAGCAATCGTTTGACCAACCAAGCGCAGCGCATGGTTTTTAGCTTTTGGCAATGGCTCTTGCCGCGTTTGGCTAAAGGCGTAACCGTCAATACCCAAGCCTTGGCGGCGCGGATGCTCACAGCACGGGTTGCCAAAATTGTCTATGTGCCCAACGGTGTTGATCTGAGCCTCTTCCAAACGCCAGATTCAGCAATTTTGGCAGGCTTGCGCACAAGTTTGGGCTTGGATGGAATGCAGGTGATCGCCTATGTTGGCACAATTGCCTTACACAACCACCCGATCAACCTCCTGCTCGATGCTTTTGATCAGCAATTAAAGCATGATCCACTAATTCGGCTGGTGTTAATTGGTGGCGGCGAAGATCTTGGCTATGTGCAGAATTGGATTCGTGAACATAGCTATACTGAGCGGATCTTGTGTCTTGGACATCAAGATCGGCGCACGATTCCTCTGTGGATGGCGCTTGCCAACGTCACGGTTGATCCAGTGTATGATGATATGGTGGCACAAGCCCGCTCGCCCTTGAAGCTATTTGAAAGCTTGGCCTTGGGAATTCCCCCAGTTACTGGCGATGTCGGCGATCGGCGGCTTGTGCTGAATTTTGCTGCTGATCGGTTGATCGCTCCTGCTGGCGATGCACTAGCTTTGGCCCAAACTCTGCAAGCAGTGCTCGCAACCTGGAGCGAAGCTGATCGCCAAGCCTGCTTTGAACGAGCGGCTGACTATGCCTGGTCGGCGTTGGCGCTACGTTGGCGAGTAGGCTACGAGGAATCTTATGCGAACCATCCACTTGGCCCGGCCTCAACCAAATAG
- a CDS encoding TylF/MycF/NovP-related O-methyltransferase — translation MGIKTSVKKFKSTIIDRWQLSRLNRVQPKLVTTITHVQHHHLTYLDTQALIDLGLAVAQLEQQAIAGQMLELGCAAGGSAIVITSVKAKSRPFAIYDVFGMIPPPSERDGQDVHRRYEVISTGKSPGIGNRRYYGYEEALDQKVIAAFAEAGYPIEQHQVSLVKGLYEDSLQIDQPVALAHIDCDWYDSVMVCLERIVPHLVQGGILVIDDYTSWSGCRQAVDDFFREHQAEFRFEHKSRLHITRR, via the coding sequence TTGGGAATCAAAACATCAGTCAAGAAATTTAAGTCAACGATCATCGATCGCTGGCAATTGAGTAGGCTCAATCGAGTTCAGCCAAAGCTGGTAACCACAATTACTCATGTTCAGCACCACCATTTAACCTATCTTGATACCCAAGCCTTGATCGATCTTGGGCTGGCGGTTGCTCAACTCGAACAGCAAGCAATCGCTGGCCAAATGCTTGAATTAGGCTGTGCAGCAGGTGGCTCAGCAATCGTGATTACCAGTGTAAAAGCCAAATCACGCCCATTTGCGATTTATGATGTGTTTGGCATGATTCCACCACCTTCAGAACGTGATGGTCAGGATGTCCATCGACGCTATGAAGTGATTAGCACTGGGAAATCACCAGGTATCGGCAATCGACGCTATTATGGCTACGAAGAGGCGCTTGATCAAAAGGTGATTGCGGCCTTTGCTGAAGCTGGCTACCCAATTGAGCAGCATCAGGTAAGTTTGGTGAAGGGCTTATACGAAGATAGCTTGCAGATCGATCAGCCTGTGGCTTTGGCTCACATCGATTGTGATTGGTATGATTCGGTGATGGTTTGTCTTGAGCGGATTGTGCCCCACCTCGTTCAAGGTGGAATCTTGGTGATCGACGACTATACAAGTTGGTCGGGCTGTCGCCAAGCTGTTGACGATTTCTTCCGCGAGCACCAAGCTGAGTTTCGCTTTGAGCATAAAAGTCGTTTGCATATTACACGCCGCTAA
- a CDS encoding class I SAM-dependent methyltransferase — MAILPKILRRYAKNSSRVYLEQFVQQAAQSLQPGQRMLDAGAGDGAYQRFFSHVTYESADFCQVDKAYAPMTYVCDLAAVPVEAERYDLILLTQVLEHLPNPQLVLTEMLRLLKPNGTLWLSAPLFYEEHEVPFDFYRYTQFGFKHQLTQAGFQVDQTQWLEGYYGTLAYQADLAVRSLPLNPRLYGGGWAGIGGSFAALLLRPLLVVTSLLFSRLDLQYKYTAAGMCKNYALIARKSS; from the coding sequence ATGGCAATTTTGCCAAAAATTTTGCGTCGATATGCCAAAAATTCGTCGCGCGTCTATCTTGAGCAGTTTGTGCAACAGGCCGCGCAAAGCTTGCAACCTGGTCAACGCATGCTCGATGCCGGGGCTGGCGATGGGGCATATCAACGCTTTTTTAGCCATGTCACCTATGAATCAGCCGATTTTTGCCAAGTTGATAAGGCTTATGCGCCCATGACCTATGTCTGTGATCTGGCGGCAGTTCCGGTTGAAGCTGAACGCTACGATTTGATTTTGCTGACTCAGGTTTTGGAGCATTTGCCCAATCCGCAACTGGTATTAACTGAGATGCTGCGGCTGCTCAAGCCCAATGGCACGCTCTGGCTCTCGGCTCCGTTGTTTTATGAAGAGCATGAGGTGCCTTTCGATTTCTATCGTTATACCCAGTTTGGCTTCAAGCATCAACTAACTCAGGCTGGCTTTCAGGTTGATCAAACCCAATGGCTTGAGGGCTATTACGGCACACTAGCCTATCAGGCGGATTTAGCAGTACGAAGCTTGCCGTTGAATCCACGCTTGTATGGCGGTGGTTGGGCTGGTATTGGCGGGAGTTTTGCTGCGCTATTGCTCCGGCCATTGTTGGTGGTTACATCATTATTATTTAGTCGCCTTGACCTCCAATATAAATACACTGCTGCCGGAATGTGCAAAAATTATGCCCTAATCGCCCGTAAAAGTAGCTAA
- a CDS encoding glycosyltransferase: MKLCVVGPTYPYRGGIAHYTTLLVKHLREVGHHVRFYSYTRQYPRWLFPGKTDKDPSATPLRVECEYVLDPTNPITWWRLCRKIRADQPDLVVLQWWVPYWTPSLSYISRWLKKHTKAKVVYICHNVMPHDGGGFLDRRMASTVLKQGDALIVHSDQDLHRAQALLPQAAVLKSQLPTFEEVAKHTDAAAIERLRGQLGIASDHDILLFFGFVRPYKGLEYLIQALPLVVQERPVHLLVVGEFWASPEFYQRYTREYGVEANVTFINRYVPNEELGPYFDVADVVVLPYISATQSAVVQLAFGLGKPVITTRVGGLHEVVRDGVNGLVVPPQDEVALAKAILRYFQAELKAPMTAAVQAERGQQLHGWENLINCLERIGAK; the protein is encoded by the coding sequence ATGAAACTATGTGTGGTTGGACCAACCTATCCCTACCGTGGGGGGATTGCTCATTACACCACGCTGTTGGTCAAACATTTGCGCGAAGTTGGCCATCATGTGCGATTTTATTCGTATACTCGCCAATATCCGCGCTGGCTCTTCCCGGGCAAAACCGATAAAGACCCCAGTGCTACACCATTGCGGGTCGAATGTGAATATGTGCTTGATCCCACCAACCCAATTACCTGGTGGCGCTTATGTCGCAAAATTCGCGCCGATCAGCCGGATTTGGTAGTATTGCAATGGTGGGTTCCCTACTGGACACCCTCGCTAAGCTATATTTCGCGCTGGCTGAAAAAGCACACCAAAGCCAAAGTTGTCTATATTTGTCACAATGTAATGCCCCACGATGGTGGTGGCTTTTTGGATCGGCGTATGGCTTCGACGGTGCTCAAACAGGGCGATGCCTTGATTGTGCATAGCGACCAAGATTTGCATCGTGCCCAAGCGCTGTTGCCGCAAGCTGCCGTGCTGAAATCGCAACTGCCAACCTTCGAAGAGGTCGCCAAGCACACCGATGCGGCGGCGATTGAGCGCTTGCGTGGGCAACTTGGCATCGCCAGCGATCACGATATTTTGCTATTTTTTGGCTTTGTACGCCCTTACAAAGGCCTAGAATATTTGATTCAAGCTTTGCCGTTGGTGGTGCAAGAACGGCCTGTACATTTGCTGGTCGTTGGCGAGTTTTGGGCTTCGCCAGAATTTTATCAGCGCTATACCCGCGAATATGGGGTTGAAGCCAATGTGACCTTTATCAATCGCTATGTGCCCAATGAGGAACTTGGTCCCTACTTTGATGTGGCCGATGTGGTCGTGCTACCCTATATTTCGGCGACCCAAAGCGCGGTCGTCCAATTGGCCTTTGGGCTTGGCAAGCCCGTCATCACCACGCGAGTTGGCGGTTTGCACGAAGTTGTGCGCGATGGCGTAAATGGCTTAGTCGTGCCACCACAGGATGAAGTTGCTCTAGCCAAGGCGATTCTGCGCTATTTTCAGGCTGAATTAAAAGCCCCGATGACCGCCGCCGTCCAAGCTGAACGTGGTCAACAACTGCATGGCTGGGAAAATCTGATCAACTGCCTTGAACGAATTGGGGCCAAATAA
- a CDS encoding oligosaccharide flippase family protein has protein sequence MIKESTPTQASVAEAPAPAKLPRARLFQISFGVGGVMLARVLGIFTQIILARRLGAEQYGLFNSLYALLNPLIILANLGLDNWLLRQSTDRVKLNKSVSRVFALRGFVLAGLLLAAAPFVSMRSPEFTPHLIALACAGIIGDLLVGTADTALRASIQVLKASSLQILVAFSLFVPIWFTPSLPFSTVVIYRCIAVALGFGLSVYYLHGILRWVWQPRQWINTIGEARFYFVSEVMAYLTLRVDLFLVALLLPTINSGIYAPPLAIINNTFLVPSITAQILLPMIVKHPPRSPLYRRVISLAIGLSILYGLAWFALLTWYSDWIINLMYGSQYAAAIPLLQIMAIIPLLKSLNFCWATFMVSNDQQPLRVKLQTIGATISILGNFVVIPLYGLHGVAIINMITEIALFISYGYGAWLTYKKVMR, from the coding sequence ATGATTAAGGAATCTACGCCAACTCAAGCCAGTGTGGCCGAAGCCCCTGCCCCAGCCAAATTGCCACGCGCTCGGCTTTTTCAGATCAGCTTTGGGGTTGGCGGAGTGATGCTGGCGCGGGTGTTGGGAATTTTTACCCAAATTATTTTGGCACGGCGCTTGGGGGCTGAGCAATATGGCTTGTTCAACTCGCTGTACGCCTTGCTCAACCCACTGATTATTCTGGCCAATTTGGGGTTGGATAATTGGCTGTTGCGCCAAAGCACTGATCGAGTGAAACTCAATAAATCGGTAAGTCGGGTATTTGCCTTGCGTGGATTTGTGTTAGCAGGCCTGTTATTGGCCGCCGCACCGTTTGTCAGCATGCGTAGCCCAGAATTTACCCCGCACCTGATTGCCTTGGCCTGCGCTGGAATTATTGGCGATTTATTGGTTGGCACTGCTGATACCGCTTTGCGAGCATCGATTCAGGTACTCAAAGCCTCAAGTTTGCAAATTCTGGTTGCATTTAGTTTGTTTGTGCCAATTTGGTTTACCCCCAGCTTGCCATTTTCCACGGTGGTGATCTATCGCTGTATTGCGGTAGCCTTGGGCTTTGGCCTGAGCGTCTACTATTTGCATGGCATTTTGCGCTGGGTTTGGCAACCACGCCAATGGATCAATACAATCGGCGAGGCCCGTTTCTACTTTGTCTCCGAGGTAATGGCCTATTTGACCTTGCGGGTTGATCTCTTTTTGGTCGCCTTGCTGCTGCCAACGATTAATTCAGGCATTTACGCACCGCCACTAGCGATTATCAACAACACCTTTTTAGTGCCTAGCATTACCGCCCAAATTTTGCTGCCAATGATCGTCAAGCATCCACCGCGCTCGCCACTCTATCGCCGCGTGATTAGCTTGGCAATTGGCTTGAGCATCCTCTACGGCTTGGCATGGTTCGCGCTGCTTACCTGGTATTCCGATTGGATTATCAACCTGATGTATGGGTCGCAATATGCCGCTGCAATTCCGTTGTTGCAAATTATGGCGATTATTCCGTTGCTCAAAAGCCTGAATTTCTGCTGGGCGACTTTTATGGTTTCCAACGATCAGCAGCCATTGCGGGTCAAGTTGCAAACAATCGGGGCCACAATTAGCATTCTCGGCAATTTTGTCGTGATTCCGTTATATGGATTGCATGGCGTAGCAATTATCAACATGATCACCGAAATTGCCCTGTTTATCTCGTATGGCTATGGTGCATGGCTGACCTATAAGAAAGTGATGCGATGA